A window of the Phragmites australis chromosome 20, lpPhrAust1.1, whole genome shotgun sequence genome harbors these coding sequences:
- the LOC133902484 gene encoding MYB-like transcription factor ODO1, with protein sequence MGRQPCCDKLGVKRGPWTAEEDRKLINFILTNGHCCWRAVPKLAGLLRCGKSCRLRWTNYLRPDLKRGLLTDAEEQVVIDLHAKLGNRWSKIAAKLPGRTDNEIKNHWNTHIKKKLIKMGIDPITHEPLDRKASSPATTSQSVVTAESKSDEATKQQSPQNNSVRNASPDGSSPTESSTNTASTGGTSSSSHDQDPLVKWLLEEDPLTGDEPWLSFTDNVDVDEFSSIAAGLALPWDGATVDWLLDYQDFGLEGSSMVDSHMVNSSNGSKF encoded by the exons ATGGGGCGGCAGCCGTGCTGCGACAAGCTAGGGGTGAAGAGGGGGCCGTGGACGGCGGAGGAGGACAGGAAGCTCATCAACTTCATCCTGACCAACGGCCATTGCTGCTGGCGCGCCGTGCCCAAGCTCGCCGGGCTGCTTCGGTGCGGCAAGAGCTGCCGCCTTCGCTGGACAAACTACCTCCGCCCTGACCTCAAGCGCGGGCTCCTCACCGACGCCGAGGAGCAGGTCGTCATCGACCTCCACGCCAAGCTCGGCAACAG ATGGTCGAAGATCGCTGCAAAGCTACCGGGAAGGACTgacaacgagatcaagaacCATTGGAACACGCACATCAAGAAGAAGCTGATCAAGATGGGCATCGACCCGATCACGCACGAGCCTCTCGATAGGAAGGCCAGCAGCCCGGCCACAACGTCTCAGTCCGTCGTCACGGCCGAGTCCAAGTCCGATGAGGCGACCAAGCAGCAGAGCCCGCAGAACAACAGCGTCCGGAACGCATCGCCCGACGGTTCCAGCCCGACGGAATCGAGCACGAACACCGCCAGCACCGGTggtaccagcagcagcagccatgaCCAGGACCCGCTGGTGAAGTGGCTGTTGGAAGAGGACCCTCTCACTGGCGACGAACCGTGGCTCAGCTTCACTGACAACGTCGACGTCGACGAGTTCAGCAGCATCGCCGCCGGTCTGGCGTTGCCGTGGGACGGCGCGACCGTCGACTGGCTGCTCGACTACCAAGATTTTGGATTGGAGGGCTCGAGCATGGTCGATAGCCACATGGTCAACAGCTCAAACGGATCAAAGTTCTAG